From Thermomicrobiales bacterium, one genomic window encodes:
- the dps gene encoding DNA starvation/stationary phase protection protein Dps yields the protein MTSNADRFKTSIDIPAGTRAEMIDLCNQQLADTADLQTQIKQAHWNVKGPEFIALHKLYDELAEEVEGYVDEIAERVTQLGGYAMGTARMAAANSRLPEFPVDATDGMDTVKALVARYADYAASTRAAIDEADKSGDKDTADLFTEVSRGIDKGLWFLEAHLQK from the coding sequence ATGACGTCGAATGCCGACCGCTTCAAGACAAGCATCGATATTCCCGCTGGCACGCGAGCCGAAATGATCGATCTCTGCAATCAGCAGCTCGCCGACACGGCGGACCTGCAAACACAGATCAAACAGGCGCATTGGAATGTCAAGGGGCCGGAATTCATTGCGCTGCACAAGCTCTACGACGAACTGGCCGAAGAGGTCGAGGGCTATGTCGACGAAATCGCCGAGCGGGTGACGCAGTTGGGTGGCTATGCGATGGGCACTGCCAGAATGGCGGCCGCAAATTCGCGTCTTCCGGAGTTTCCGGTCGATGCCACCGATGGCATGGATACGGTAAAGGCGCTCGTTGCCCGCTACGCCGACTACGCCGCCAGCACCCGCGCCGCTATCGATGAGGCGGACAAGTCGGGCGACAAGGACACCGCCGATCTCTTCACCGAAGTGTCACGCGGGATCGACAAGGGCCTCTGGTTCCTGGAAGCGCACCTCCAGAAGTAG
- a CDS encoding trypsin-like peptidase domain-containing protein → MRSLRLLFVLGLAIGLLVGWGLSRGAPSPATAQDESVPTDAISVVQQVGPSVVTVINQQMFQGFDSVQPVGSGTGFIIDAEGHVVTNWHVVEGGQEFQVILSNGERLPATLVGSDRISDLAVVRIDGEAPTFATFGNSDELQVGETVLAIGSPLGTYTNTVTQGIVSALGRDLAQSNYNNLIQHDAAINPGNSGGPLFDLHGHVVGVNTLGVSEEGGQSIQGLFFALPGNQVRDIAQRLISDGRVIYPFFGITYQTINWQIAAQANLPVDNGVYISVVSSGGPAEAAGLQVGDIVIAINGVSVNEQNAFAEVLFMHQPGETVSVDVLRGDQMMTVQLTLIERPPDA, encoded by the coding sequence ATGCGCTCCCTCCGTCTGCTCTTCGTGCTTGGACTGGCCATTGGGCTGCTCGTTGGCTGGGGGCTCTCGCGGGGTGCGCCATCGCCCGCCACCGCGCAGGACGAATCCGTGCCTACCGATGCAATCTCGGTCGTGCAGCAGGTGGGACCGTCGGTCGTGACGGTCATCAATCAGCAGATGTTCCAGGGATTCGACTCAGTGCAGCCGGTCGGATCGGGCACCGGGTTCATCATCGACGCCGAAGGACATGTCGTCACCAATTGGCATGTCGTCGAGGGGGGACAAGAGTTCCAGGTCATCCTTTCGAATGGCGAGCGGCTTCCAGCCACGCTGGTGGGTTCGGACCGCATCAGCGATCTTGCCGTGGTCAGGATCGATGGCGAGGCGCCGACGTTCGCAACGTTTGGCAATTCGGACGAGTTGCAGGTCGGCGAAACTGTGCTGGCGATCGGTTCACCGTTGGGCACCTACACCAACACCGTCACCCAGGGAATCGTCAGCGCGCTTGGCCGCGATCTGGCCCAATCCAACTACAACAACCTGATCCAGCACGACGCAGCGATCAACCCGGGCAACTCGGGTGGACCGTTGTTCGATCTGCATGGTCACGTGGTTGGCGTCAACACGCTGGGTGTATCAGAAGAGGGGGGACAGTCGATCCAGGGACTCTTCTTCGCGCTGCCAGGCAATCAGGTGCGGGACATCGCGCAGCGGCTGATTTCCGATGGACGCGTGATCTATCCGTTCTTCGGCATCACGTATCAGACCATCAACTGGCAGATTGCCGCCCAGGCCAATCTGCCAGTCGACAACGGCGTCTACATCTCTGTTGTTTCATCGGGCGGTCCCGCGGAAGCTGCCGGTTTGCAAGTCGGCGATATCGTGATCGCCATCAATGGCGTGTCTGTGAATGAGCAGAACGCGTTCGCCGAAGTGCTCTTCATGCACCAGCCGGGAGAGACAGTGTCGGTCGATGTTCTGCGCGGAGATCAGATGATGACGGTCCAGCTCACCCTCATCGAGCGTCCGCCCGACGCCTGA